A genomic segment from Roseibium algicola encodes:
- a CDS encoding Lrp/AsnC family transcriptional regulator: MDLDDFDHQLLHLLSLDARQTGKELSEKVGLSSAACLRRVQRLREVGAIEREVAIVSPEATGASVTLLVMLMLSRGQPERMAKLRQKLLKLREVKKIYHVTGPADLVLTVQCSSMEAYSTFTEAHFYEDDIKGFDTIVVLRSYDPESGT; encoded by the coding sequence ATGGATCTGGACGATTTCGATCATCAGCTGCTGCATCTGCTCAGTCTCGATGCCCGCCAGACCGGCAAGGAGCTTTCCGAGAAAGTTGGCCTGTCTTCTGCCGCCTGCCTGCGCAGGGTGCAACGCCTGAGAGAAGTCGGGGCGATCGAGCGGGAAGTGGCCATCGTGTCACCGGAGGCAACGGGCGCCTCCGTTACCTTGCTAGTGATGCTGATGCTGTCGCGTGGACAGCCGGAACGTATGGCGAAGTTGCGGCAGAAGTTGCTGAAGCTTCGGGAAGTGAAAAAGATCTACCACGTCACGGGTCCGGCCGATCTGGTACTCACCGTGCAGTGCTCTTCCATGGAAGCCTATTCAACTTTCACCGAGGCGCATTTCTATGAAGACGACATCAAGGGCTTCGATACGATCGTCGTCCTGCGCTCCTACGATCCGGAATCGGGGACTTGA
- a CDS encoding transporter substrate-binding domain-containing protein, whose product MPASLPLLKIICRVAAGLLTLGTLALGTLALGVLSVSAQEASVRVPNFWDPKAVHDRPNAIPDKIQFLATDGYPPFVFRDQHGRLTGFNVDLARALCQELGSSCALRIKDFEVLLPALDEEEGDAIISGLSRSLPSTRRLNFTEDYLKLPARFVVRAYNASDFNEQALTGKRIAVEAGSRYEAFAKRFFPDAEIISLETAEATREAVKGGSADALFGDGLNLSFWLPSEAADGCCAFAGGPWLEPGYFDEGMAIATRQDDPERAAALTYALRQLHQKGIYRELYLRYFPMSFF is encoded by the coding sequence GTGCCAGCTTCACTGCCACTTCTCAAGATTATCTGCCGCGTTGCAGCCGGGCTGCTGACGCTTGGCACTTTGGCGCTTGGTACTTTGGCGCTCGGCGTCCTGTCGGTTTCAGCCCAGGAGGCTTCGGTCCGCGTTCCCAATTTCTGGGATCCGAAAGCCGTCCACGACCGGCCAAATGCCATTCCGGACAAGATCCAGTTTCTGGCAACCGACGGATATCCGCCCTTCGTGTTCCGTGACCAGCATGGCCGTCTTACAGGCTTCAATGTCGATCTCGCACGGGCTCTCTGCCAGGAGCTTGGAAGTTCCTGCGCCTTGCGCATCAAGGACTTCGAGGTTCTTCTGCCTGCACTGGACGAAGAAGAAGGTGACGCGATTATCTCCGGCCTGTCGCGCAGCCTCCCCTCCACGCGCCGCCTCAACTTCACCGAGGACTATCTGAAGCTGCCGGCGCGGTTTGTGGTTCGGGCGTATAACGCGTCCGATTTCAACGAGCAGGCTCTCACCGGCAAGCGGATAGCCGTTGAAGCAGGGTCCCGCTACGAGGCGTTTGCCAAGCGCTTCTTTCCCGATGCCGAGATCATCAGTCTGGAAACCGCAGAGGCGACACGCGAGGCGGTCAAGGGCGGTTCGGCCGATGCTCTGTTCGGCGACGGCCTGAACCTGTCCTTCTGGCTGCCGAGCGAAGCTGCAGATGGCTGCTGTGCCTTTGCCGGCGGCCCGTGGCTGGAGCCGGGCTATTTTGATGAAGGCATGGCCATTGCGACCCGCCAGGACGATCCGGAACGGGCTGCGGCCCTCACCTACGCCTTGCGCCAGCTTCACCAGAAGGGCATCTACCGCGAGCTTTACCTGCGCTATTTTCCCATGAGCTTCTTCTGA
- a CDS encoding sterol desaturase family protein, producing the protein MFDQIDINQVRMACFGGIFLIMALLEAGLPRRRLKSSRLKRWPTNWGIVLLDALLVRLFFPIGGVGLAMLAQEKGWGLFAFLGWSGVVAGLITFVVLDLAVWFQHLVSHKVPLFWRIHRMHHADSEVDATTALRFHPIEILLSFLWKGVVIIALGGPVEAVLIFEIVLNGSAVFSHANVRLPLWLDRPLRFLIVTPDMHRIHHSVLPHETDSNYGFYLSVWDRLFGTYVEDPEQGQETMEIGLGAALTPRAHSFPFSLAIPFLKNPDRRKEARVEDAKGKS; encoded by the coding sequence ATGTTTGACCAGATCGACATCAACCAGGTTCGCATGGCCTGTTTCGGCGGCATCTTTCTGATAATGGCGCTGTTGGAGGCGGGCTTGCCACGGCGGCGCCTGAAGAGCAGCCGTTTGAAGCGCTGGCCGACCAACTGGGGCATTGTTCTGCTTGATGCCCTTCTGGTGCGGCTGTTCTTCCCCATCGGCGGCGTCGGCCTTGCAATGCTGGCACAGGAAAAGGGTTGGGGCCTCTTTGCATTTCTCGGCTGGTCGGGTGTTGTGGCCGGTCTGATCACCTTTGTCGTGCTTGATCTTGCGGTGTGGTTTCAACACCTGGTGTCGCACAAGGTTCCCCTGTTCTGGCGCATTCACCGCATGCACCACGCAGATAGTGAGGTGGACGCTACAACCGCGCTCAGGTTCCACCCGATCGAAATTCTGCTGTCCTTCCTCTGGAAAGGGGTGGTCATCATCGCCCTCGGCGGTCCTGTTGAAGCCGTGCTGATCTTCGAGATCGTTCTCAACGGCTCTGCGGTTTTCAGCCACGCCAATGTCCGCTTGCCGCTTTGGCTGGACCGCCCCTTGCGGTTTCTGATCGTCACTCCGGACATGCACCGCATTCATCACTCGGTGCTACCGCACGAGACGGATTCCAACTACGGGTTCTATCTTTCGGTCTGGGACCGTCTGTTCGGAACCTACGTGGAAGATCCCGAGCAAGGACAAGAGACGATGGAAATCGGGCTCGGTGCCGCGCTCACGCCGCGTGCGCATTCGTTTCCCTTCAGCCTGGCGATCCCGTTCCTGAAAAATCCGGACCGCCGGAAGGAGGCGCGTGTCGAGGACGCGAAAGGCAAAAGCTGA
- a CDS encoding alpha/beta family hydrolase, which translates to MTDFLWTHPETPPVATLLLAHGAGAAMDSTFMNKLAAALASQGIAAARFEFAYMAGRRTGGPKKPPPRADKLIAEFQTALQSVLSQSDGPLLIGGKSMGGRVAAMLAGGGSLPGRAKGVACFGYPFHPTGKADAEWRLQPLQDAKRPVLVLQGDRDPFGSKAELDEVTLPAHVSLTYLEDGNHDFGPRGKSPATLDGNIKLAAEAVRAFVDRLTS; encoded by the coding sequence ATGACCGACTTTCTCTGGACCCACCCCGAAACGCCACCTGTGGCAACACTGCTGCTGGCCCATGGTGCTGGCGCAGCCATGGACTCAACCTTCATGAACAAGCTCGCGGCAGCCCTCGCGAGCCAAGGCATTGCGGCCGCACGTTTTGAATTTGCCTATATGGCCGGTCGCCGGACGGGAGGCCCGAAAAAACCGCCGCCCCGGGCCGACAAGCTGATTGCCGAGTTCCAGACCGCCCTGCAATCAGTCCTCAGCCAGAGCGACGGTCCTCTGCTGATCGGCGGCAAATCGATGGGTGGTAGGGTCGCCGCGATGCTGGCAGGCGGCGGCTCGCTGCCTGGCCGCGCCAAGGGCGTTGCCTGTTTTGGCTACCCTTTCCACCCGACCGGCAAGGCCGATGCCGAATGGCGGCTCCAGCCGCTGCAGGACGCCAAACGGCCGGTTCTGGTTCTCCAGGGCGACCGGGATCCGTTCGGCTCGAAGGCGGAACTCGATGAAGTCACCTTGCCAGCTCATGTCAGCCTGACTTATCTGGAAGACGGCAACCACGACTTCGGACCGCGTGGCAAGTCGCCGGCGACACTCGACGGCAACATCAAACTGGCAGCCGAAGCAGTCAGGGCATTCGTGGATCGGCTCACGAGTTAG
- a CDS encoding Hsp33 family molecular chaperone: MALNLDELGITPAGLDAVRPFAVEGLDVRGRAVALGPVLEKILDRHAYPEPVSRLLAEAIVLTSLLGTSLKFDGRFTLQTQTKGPVSMLVVDFKSPDAIRACATFDAAEVAALMADGKATQEALLGHGHLAMTIDQGMHMQRYQGLVELDGVSLEEVARRYFERSEQIPTEVRLGVGELFTRQEGEGHVKTWTAGGILIQFLPEAPERMRQADIDPGNAPEGTSPHEIDEDDAWVEAKVLVETVKDVELTDPEVSVEMLLFRLFHERGVRLFEPQPLVDKCSCSREKIENVLAGFSDDDVDHMTVDGKIIVTCEFCSTSYEFDGKPGQ, from the coding sequence GTGGCACTTAATCTTGATGAACTGGGCATTACGCCTGCAGGGCTGGACGCTGTCCGGCCCTTTGCCGTGGAAGGGCTCGATGTGCGCGGCCGTGCGGTCGCGCTTGGTCCTGTCCTGGAAAAAATTCTGGACCGGCATGCCTATCCGGAACCGGTTTCGCGCCTGCTGGCGGAAGCGATCGTTCTGACCAGCCTCTTGGGCACGTCGCTGAAATTCGACGGTCGCTTCACGCTGCAGACGCAGACGAAGGGGCCGGTGTCCATGCTGGTCGTCGACTTCAAGTCACCCGACGCAATCCGCGCCTGCGCAACCTTCGATGCTGCTGAAGTCGCAGCGCTGATGGCTGACGGCAAGGCGACGCAGGAGGCCCTTCTCGGGCACGGACATCTGGCGATGACCATCGACCAGGGAATGCACATGCAGCGCTACCAGGGACTGGTGGAGCTGGATGGTGTTTCGCTGGAAGAAGTCGCACGCCGGTACTTCGAGCGATCCGAGCAGATCCCGACAGAAGTTCGTCTTGGTGTTGGTGAACTGTTCACCCGCCAGGAAGGCGAGGGTCACGTGAAAACCTGGACAGCCGGCGGGATCCTGATCCAGTTCCTGCCCGAAGCGCCGGAACGCATGCGCCAGGCTGACATCGATCCAGGCAATGCCCCGGAAGGCACGAGCCCGCACGAGATTGACGAGGACGATGCCTGGGTGGAAGCCAAGGTACTGGTCGAGACGGTCAAGGATGTCGAACTGACTGATCCGGAAGTCAGCGTGGAAATGCTGCTCTTCCGGCTGTTTCACGAACGTGGCGTCCGCCTTTTCGAGCCGCAGCCGCTGGTCGACAAGTGCAGCTGTTCTCGCGAGAAGATCGAGAATGTTCTCGCCGGGTTCAGCGACGACGACGTCGACCACATGACTGTCGACGGCAAGATCATCGTCACCTGCGAGTTCTGCAGCACCAGCTACGAATTCGACGGAAAGCCCGGCCAGTAA
- the argF gene encoding ornithine carbamoyltransferase codes for MTANGTYRNFLDLTDFEGDELRAILDTSRKIKSSRNGVHRGQGPLAGKVLAMIFEQPSTRTRISFDVGMRELGGETLMLTGAEMQLGRGETIADTAQVLSRFVDAIMIRILDHNDLRELAENATVPVINGLTKLSHPCQIMADLLTFEEHRGSIKGKSVAWTGDSNNVLASWIHAAPRFDFELRIATPGELAPPMDLIETARAKGGSIQVTTDPYEAVKGTDCVVTDCWVSMGDDDAESRHNLLSAYQVNKRLMAEANQDALFMHCLPAHRGEEVTSDVMDGPNSVVFDEAENRLHAQKGILAWCFGAA; via the coding sequence ATGACCGCAAACGGAACCTACCGGAACTTTCTGGATCTGACGGACTTCGAAGGCGACGAACTGCGCGCCATCCTGGACACCAGCCGGAAGATCAAGTCGAGCCGTAACGGCGTGCATCGCGGCCAGGGTCCTCTGGCCGGCAAGGTGCTGGCCATGATCTTCGAACAACCGTCGACCCGTACGCGCATTTCCTTCGATGTCGGCATGCGCGAGCTCGGCGGCGAGACCTTGATGCTGACCGGTGCGGAAATGCAGCTCGGCCGCGGAGAGACAATCGCCGATACGGCGCAGGTTCTGTCGCGCTTCGTCGACGCGATCATGATCCGCATCCTCGATCACAACGACCTGCGTGAACTTGCCGAAAATGCGACAGTGCCGGTGATCAACGGCCTGACCAAGCTCTCGCATCCCTGTCAGATCATGGCGGATCTGTTGACCTTTGAAGAGCATCGCGGTTCGATCAAGGGCAAGAGCGTTGCCTGGACCGGTGACAGCAACAACGTGCTGGCCTCCTGGATTCATGCCGCGCCGCGCTTCGATTTCGAATTGCGCATCGCGACGCCGGGCGAACTGGCGCCGCCGATGGACCTGATTGAAACTGCTCGTGCCAAGGGTGGTTCCATTCAGGTCACGACGGACCCATATGAGGCAGTCAAGGGGACCGACTGTGTCGTGACCGACTGCTGGGTGTCCATGGGTGATGACGATGCGGAATCGCGTCACAACCTCCTCAGCGCCTATCAGGTCAACAAACGCCTGATGGCTGAGGCAAACCAGGACGCCCTGTTCATGCATTGCCTGCCGGCCCACCGGGGTGAGGAAGTCACCTCGGACGTCATGGACGGTCCCAACTCCGTTGTGTTTGACGAAGCCGAAAACCGGCTCCATGCCCAAAAGGGCATTCTGGCCTGGTGCTTCGGCGCAGCATAA